A segment of the Echinicola strongylocentroti genome:
GAATTTTATCATCTCCGATACCGCTGGGATCCGTAAAAAGTCCAGGGTAAAAGAGGATATCGAGTTTTATTCCGTGATGCGTTCATTGCGGACGCTGGAGGATTCTGATGTGGTCATCGTGATGGTGGATGCCAGCCGCGGTCTTGAAGCACAGGATGTCAACTTGATCTCTCTGGCCATCAAAAACAACAAAGGCGTCATGATAATGGTCAATAAGTGGGACCTCATCGAAAAAGACCACAAAACCATGAACACCTTCAAAGATGATATGATGGAAAAACTTGGCGAAAATCGCTGGATCCCTATCATCTTTACATCCATGCTGACCAAGCAGCGGATATTTCAGGCCATCGAACTGGCAGTGCAGGTGTACGAAAACAAGACGAGAAAAATCGCTACTTCACAGCTCAATGACAAAATGCTTCCGGAAATCGAGCGTTATCCACCGCCAGCATGGAAAGGAAAATACATCAAAATCAAATACGTCACCCAGCTGCCTACCAAAAATCCAGTATTTGCTTTCTTCTGTAATTTGCCACAATACCTCAAAGCACCTTATACCAGGTACCTGGAAAACAGACTCAGAGAACACTTTGATTTCCAAGGAGTTCCTGTAAAAATTACCTATAAGAAAAAGTAAAAATATTTTTTCTTATATCGCTTGAATATATCAATCAGGGCTGTACATTTGCGTGCTTATTTTAAGAAACAAACACATGAAAAAGACAATGGTTTTGTTTGCCCTAGTTGGTCTGGCATTGACCACTTCTTGCGGCAAGAAGGAAGTTGAACAAACTGAAGAGACGATCGAAACGCAGCTCGAAGAAACTGAGCAAGTAATCGAAGAATCAGTGGAAGAGCTTGAAGAATCGGTAGAAGACGCTGCTGAGTCAGTAGAAGACACCGTAGAAGAAGTGACCGAAGAAATCAACGGTTAATTCTCCTATTAAAATCAAAATTCCCAAAGCACCGAGCAATCGGTGCTTTTTTTTATCTTAGCACCAGATGAAACCAAGTGCCGCATCAAAACTAGCCAAAATTTTTGAGGCCAAAGTGCCAGAAAATGCCGCTCCATACTGCCTCAAGCTATGGAAAGAGGCTCCGTTTCATTTTACCGTCAGCAAGTCAAGACTGTCAAAGCTGGGGGATTTTCGCTTTCGGGCCGACCAGTCTGTCCAAACCATCACGATCAACCACAACCTCAACCGATATCAATTTCTCATTACGTACATCCATGAAGTAGCACATCATCGGGCCTTTCGGAAATATGGCACCACCATCAAGCCACACGGGAACGAATGGAAAAACACCTTTAAGCAGTTAATGCAGCCTGTGCTTACTGACGAAGTATTTCCCAAAGACTTGCTCATTCCGCTCAGGAGACATATGACCAGCCCAAAAGCCAGCTCCAGTACAGACTTCTGGCTAAACAGGGAGTTGCGAAAATACGATGCATCACTGAATGGTCTAAAGGCCACCTACCTCTATGAAGTCACCATTGGAACAGTCTTCGAACTTCGGGGGAGAAAGTTCAAAAAAGTACAGCCACGAAGAACCCGGGTCTTATGTGAAGAAGTCACCTCAGGAAGGCATTACCTTATTTCCGGCAATGCTGAAATTTCACTATCCCTTCAGAGCGAAAATTAAGCTTCACGGTTTAGAGGGAGTTATCCTCTCACAAGTTTGATATATTCGACCTTTTCTTCCCACCTGATTTCCAGTACCCAAATTCCTTTTTTCAACGATGAAAAAATTTCCCTTAGGGCATCTTCAAATGCCTTTTGTCCATCTACCCGGATATATTCAGTGGTATGCAATGGCGAAACCAACCGAAAATATATCTTCTCTATCTTATCTGTAGACCCAGAATAGGAAACGTTCATATCAGCTCCGGAAGATGGATTTGGGTAAATTTTCCAAACCTTTTGCGGTTTTTGGGACGTAGGCACAGTAACGGAATACACCTCTGAGTAGGACCTATCACCATATATGTCCACTTCCCTGATCCGATAATACAGTCTTCCACCCAAAGCAGGTAGACCATGGTCCTGATAGCGGTATTCGATCAATTCCTCACCCAAGTCACGTGACTCCAAAGTAGCGATTTGTTTAAAATCATCTATTCCTCCCAGCGAGCGTTCAAGCACATAATGGCTGGTAGAAGACTCCTCTTTCACCTGCCAATCTATTTGGACGGTGTTATTGATGGATTGATAGGCAACGTTAACAGCTTTCCATAGCACTGGCAAGCTGGATAGGCGAAGGCGGATAATCACCATTCCGTCGGCACCGTCTCCACCGCCGTCCCAACCAGCACCTCCTCCTGATCCGGTATTCTGCTCCCCCGACCCACCAACATCGGTATCCGCATCTCCACCAATGCCGCTTCCTCCTGTACCCTGATTGTTACCTTGCCCTGGCCGTCCAGAACCACCCCCACCTCCGGCAAAAATATTGTCAATACTCACCGACACATCGAGGTCTTCCAATATCGGTGAAGAGGCTCCTTCACCACCATCACCGCCACGTGAGCCATTTCCGGATATTCCGCGGGTCTCGGCCCCACCACCACCGCCACCTGATCTAGCCTGTCCATTTCCTTGCCCTCCCTGAGCTCCTTCATTTCCCTGTGAGCCACTAGAAGCCCCAGAGGAGGAGTTACTTGCATGCCCTCCTCCTGAGCCCCCAGACCTTCCTGTATTATGGGTGCTGTTGCTATGATAGGATCCCCCGCCTCCACCTCCTATAGCAGTAACATTATTAAAATAAGAGCTCATTCCATTTTGGCCAGCTTCATTGGACGAAGTGGCTCCTTCTCCTCCCTTGCCCACATATACAGGGTAGGTCTCTCCCTGGTTTAGCGACACCGATGGTTCATACACCATTCCTCCTGCACCTCCACCGCCGGCACTGCCGCCATACCCCCCGCCTCCACCTCCAGCGACAAGCAGCACCTCGGCATCGTCAAATTCAGCTGGAACAGTAAATGGCCCATCGCATCGGTATATATACAAGCGCTCCAACTCGGAAACTTGCACTTCTTCAACACAGGAATTGGGTTCCTCACAAACCCCTTCAGTGATCTCATTATCTTCTGCCTGGATGTCCGGACCTTGTATGACCAACCTAAAATTAAAACATCCTAAATCAGCAGGACTTGGATGTGGAGGACTGGAATAACAGGTATGCCAATCACTTTGGGCGGCCAATACTGAACCGCTTCCTCCTCCCTCCGGAAGGTCAAAATAGTTTTCATCACGCTCTGTACCGTCATCGCAAATCAAATACCCCTGCAATGTCCAAAGTGTAGGGGTGGGGCCGGTAAAACTCACGTTATAGTCAATCCTTACTCGATATTCAAATCCTCCAGGGCAATAGGTGTTGTAAGTGATGACCTCCGTAAGTTCGAGCTCGATATTGATTTCACTTTCACCAGAAGGAACGGTAATGGTATTTGAACACTGCCCTACTGCCTCACTCGTGGTGAAGATAAGCCAGCCAGTTAATGCGATAAGTAGGTTAAAATAAAAAATAGAACACTTTAATCGGTCATTAAGGATGCTCATATATTGGTGGTAAGGGTGTATAATACAAACTTACGAAAACCAACGAACTCAAAAAGGGTTTCCTTTATAATCTAATCACATGTGTGATACATTACATTTTACACCATCCCTAAAGCAATAATTTGATAAGCTGTGACTCATCTGCCCAGCGCACTTTTACTACCACGAGTCCTTTCGAAAACTGGGCCAATTCTTCTCTTAAGCGCATGTTTAACTCTTCTACAGAACTTGCCTGGAAGGAACGCGATTGGTTAAGTGAATTAAAAATCGTTATGGACATCTCTTCTCCATGGTACTTTTCAGGGTTGGTCAGTGCTAGGTGGATTTGTTCACCTTTGGAAGGGTTTGGATAAATTTGCCAAGCGGCTTTCCCTGTCGATAAACCTTGGATATCCAAACCGATAATTTTACTGAAGGTAGCTTTCCCATCGGTATCCACTTGCTTTATACGATAATAAAGACGACCTGCCTGGACAGGTAAATCGTCATCGTCAAAAGTATAGTGTTGTAACTCATTGGTCCATCCTCCACCTGAAACCTCTCCAACAGTCTTAAAATTCGAAATGCCATTGAATGAGCGTTCTATTGAATATGTTGAAACAAAATTGTCCTCATATACTGACCATAAGACCTTGACAGTTTGGTAGGATGCCAATATTCCATTGATTTCATTAAACACTACAGGTAGTGTCCTAGCACATTCAGACCCCATATTTTGGTTTTGAGATCGGTAACAAGCATTTTCTATTGCCGAAAAATGGTTACCTCCATTCGTGCTTCCATCTACCAAAAATGAAGCATTACCACTTAGAGCAGCTGTATTCCAAGAATTAACATTTACATCTCCCTCAGTATGGACAAACGTATCGTCTGACATATCTATTCTGGCACCTCCCCCCATAACAATGCTTCCTCCCACTTGCATTTCAGATCGACCTTCCATGTTAAGCTGGCCACTATTCATGTTTACGTCTTGCTCTACGTTCACGACCCCATTTTCGTTAGAATTTATGACTCCTCCTGATGAAAAAGATAGCCCTTTTGTACTAAAATCTCCATTAACATTCAGTGTAGAACTGGAATTAATAATAGATTCATTTAAGACTATTAATCGTGAACCTTCTTCTATGTTAATAGTTGAGGTGTTATTGGCCATTGATAAGTTCTCTACGATTACGGTACTGTTACCTATAATATTCATCACGGCACCTGCACCAATGTTCAATGTTCCGTTTTGTATGTTTAATGAAGCCCCATTTTCGACATTAAAAACTGTAGGAGGTACTCCACCATTGTTGTCATATAGAGTTACATCCCCTGTAAATATAAGATTGGCCAATGCCCCTGAAACAGTAATTTGGCTAAACGTATTCCTACCAATATTTGCATCCCCTTGATACTCTACGCTATGATTTACAATCACGTTTGTCCGACAAGGACTTGAATTATCAGGCGATTGAGTAGGCGTTGCACACCCGTTCGGATTCGTGCTATCCCAAGTGGAGGAAGCACTCCAATCACCGTCACTGTTTGACTCAAACTGCTGGGCAAATCCAGCATGGCTTATTCCAATAGTGCAGAAAATAAATAGCATCTTATGTCCATTTTTCCACATGCGGAACAATAAACTTTTCATTCGTATTATTTTAGTTAGCAAGGACCGTTGGTGACACTTCCTTGGCTAGGGTGATTGACATTTCAAAAATATTTTTCCTAAATCACAACAAAACCGCTAATCTTCACCTGTTTTTGCTGTTTGATGGCAAAAATATTAAACTCAACACCTAAAACAAGTAATTACTAAATAAATATTTTCATTTTAAACCCACTATTAAGCGGTTTGATTGCTGTTTTTAGCTTTTCATTTACAATGGTATTACTTCTATTAAAAGAAAAAGTAGATCAAATAAATCCTTTCAGAGCTCATTTAGGACAAATCAAAGATTTATTATAGGCACCCAAAAGGAATGAGTTCATCTAATCAACTTATCGGCACCTTCCCAGTATTATCGTGGAATTTGCATTAATCTTTCTCTTGCGACCTGAAAATGGTTCAAATCCCAAACTGTTTGTTTCCACAAACCTTCTCATCTAACCCACCATTCCGAGTAACTTCCCCACACTCACCAAACAAATGAAAACCTTAGTTTCTACCAGATATAAGACCTGGCCCTACATCTCCAAAGCGGCATATACACAAAAAAAAGCTGTACCCCAATACTCAGGATACAGCTCTTGCTATTAGTTAAGAAAACGCATCAGGGGTATTGCCTGAAGGTAATTTACTTTTCCATGATCTCAGCTGATGAAATCACAAATTCCTCTTTTGGGGTACGGAATTTTTTCATACCGGCGAGCCAGTCATTCGTTTCATCCCTATAGCCCAAAGGCAATACCAAGGCGCTCTTCAGGCCAAGCTCCTTCAAAGCAAGCAATTCATCCAAAGCGGCCGAATCGAACCCTTCCATTGGCGTGGCATCCACTTTCTGCTCAGCAGCCGCTGCGATGGCCGTACCAAATGCAATATATGCCTGCTTGGCAGCATGATGGGCATGCCACTCTTCTGGAAGCTGGCTGTACATGCCCCAGAGTCGCTCTCTATAAGCATCCATTTTGTCCAGTGGCATTCCCCTAGCTGTCAAGGTATTGGCAAAGACTTCCTTGATTTTGTCTTCTGTATAATTTTCCCATGCCGCAAATACCAATATATGGGATGCATCGGTAATCTGGCTTTGATCCCAGGCGATGGGTTTTATCTTTTCTTTCATTTCTGGATCGGTGATCACAATGATGCGATAAGGCTGCAGCCCAGAAGAAGAAGGAGAAAGCCTCGCTGCTTCCAGAATATAATCCACTTTTTCTTGGGGCACAGCCTTTCCGTTCATTTTTTTTGTGGCATATCTCCACTCAAGATTTTCTAATAAGCTCATGATCTCGTTCTTTAGTTTTTTTGATATTCCAAAATTAGCTATATTTGCTATACAAAAGGAAGTAACATCATATAATATACCACTATACTTTTGTATAGTGATGTTCAAAATGATTATGGACACATCAACGACAAAAGGCCAAGAAAAAGTTCACATTTGTTCAGGTGAATTTGTAGTAGCAGTACGGGATACGCTAAATGTGATCAGTGGGAAATGGAAGCTTCCCATTATCGGATCCCTATGTTATGGCAAAAAACGGTTTAAAGACTTGGAAAATGACATTCCAAAAATCACCCCTCGCATGCTCTCCAAAGAACTCAAGGAGCTCGAACTAAATAGTATCGTAACCAGAACGGTGTATGACACCACGCCCGTCACCGTGGAATATGAACTCACCCCTTCAGGCAGAAAAATCCGTGAACTACTGGATGCCATGGTAAAGTGGGGCCTTCAGCATCGAGAAGAGGTGATGAAGCCGGAATGACGCCATTGGTTAAACCCGGTTTATGCATTAGGAATTGTGATGAGGTTTGAAACTACAAGAAAATCAGGCTGTTTGGAGATTGAGGCATAGCACCGCTAGGGTGAAATCGAAAACAGCGGCGAAGCGACTGATTTTGAAGTAGGTTCATACCGCAATAGATAGGCTAATGCATATTCCGGGTTAAAACATAAAAACTGCATCCTGACCGGAGTAGACCTATCAGGATGCAGTTTATTCATGTCTGGGGCTAGCTATTTATTGTTCACTCCTCCAGACTAGTAAGTACAGCTGTCAGCATTTTACCACTCATTCGGCTGTCATAATTGGGATTGACGTATTCAAAAAGGATCGTTCCTTTTTTGTCCAGCACAAATACCGAAGGAACGGGAAGCACTCCTGGGTTTTGCTGATCCGAAGCCTTAAAAAGCATGTCTTTATAGCGATCCGGAGCTTGAAAAGCCAAACCAAAGGACTTGGTTACTTTAAGGTCATTATCCGAATACAGACTGTAGGTCAGTTCATTCTTATCCACTGTTGCTTTGAGCTGTTCAGGTGCATCTGGACTGATGGCGAGGATCTGATAGCCCTTGTCCAGGATTTCCTGTTCTACCTCTTGCAGCTCGGCAAGGTGCTTATTACAATAGGGACACCATCCACCACGATAAAAAATCAAAACTGTAGGCTTCTGGGCAATTTTTTTCTTAAGTGACACCGTGTTTCCGTCAGGGTCTTTAAGGTCACTCTCTGGAATTTCTTCTCCGATCAGTAGGGGAGAGATGTCCGTGGGCTGAGATGGAACCTCTTGTGCTTTGGTCGAGAAAACCACCATGGTCACCAAACCAGCAACCATACCTAATACAATGTTTTTTAATCTCATAGAAATTGATTTTAAAAGATAAACTAATGACATACCACAATAATATGCTCTACATATTATTGAAGACAAAATATTGAATAAATTCAAAAACCTGTTCTAATTTACATCAGAAGTTCCCTTTTGGATCGTCTTGGTAAACACAGGGGGGTGAAAGGGTTTATGTATCTACGGATTACTTTTCCAAATGTTCTGGATCTTTCACATTTCCTTGTGGCTGTATTTTGGGAAGCAATAGACTAAAGGTACTTCCTTTCCCTAAGTCACTATCGATTTCTACTCTTCCCCCTTGATGTTCTGCCAGTTTTTGACAAATTCTGACGCCAAAACCCGTTCCTGATTCCTTTTCCGTCCCATCACTGGAAACCACATTTCGCTCCGAATGCAGCAAATCTTCCAAACTAGACGCCTTCATGCCAGCTCCATAATCACTTACTGACAGACAATTATAATCAGAAGTTTTGTTCATCGAGATATCAATTGAAGTATTCCTATAAGAAAATTTCAACGCATTGGAAATAAAATTCCTGATGATGGTAGCAGTCATGTTTGGGTCAGCGGTGATCTTTACATTTTTATTAATCAGGTTATTGATCACAATGTCCTTAGACTTGGCCTGTCCTTCAAAAAAATTGACTTCTTTTTGTATCAAATCATGTATCAAAACGTCGTCCATCACTGCCTTGGATTCCGCAGCTTGTGACTTGGCCCAGAGCATTAGGTCCTGCAGCAGTCGATTGCCATTTTCAACCGCTTTAAACATGACATTTTTCATATCCTCAAAACCCTCATGGCTCATTTCTCTCGTTATCAAACTGAGCACCATACTAATTTGGTTAAACGGTGTCCTGATATCATGACCAATAATCCTGAAAAGATGGTCTTTTTGCTTGTTACTTTCAATCAGTTCTTCATTATGACGCGCTACTTTTTCATTGGCCCTTGTCAGGCTTTCTCTAAGTTCACTCAGCTCTTTCTGTAACTGGTGACCTGCCAACCCTGCTCCTGTGGACAGTACGAGATAAAAAATGTATTTTGACATTGGATAGTCAACAGGAAGGATCAACATACATGAGATGATAAAAGCACCATTGATCAGCAATATATAGATCATATGTCGTCGATGGATAAGGATACCAGCCACCAACATCAGCAATAAAGTGATCAGCTCCACTTTTACAAAATAAGCTTCCATCAACAGTGATCCGCTGCCCAATCGTATAGGAACTGAAATATATATACTCACAAAAATAGAGTATACTACCACCATCAAGACATGTTCAATAGTGAGAAAACGGAACCTACAAAGGATAACTGCAATGATGATGATAGCTATATTGATCAGGTTTTTGATATAGAGCATGGGGTGATTGTCCATCTTCCACTCCACATAGGCATCTGCCATCAAGGAAAATAAGGCCACCATGACGACATACATGATGACACGCTTGATCTTTCGAAGATTTCTTATGATGATTTCCATACTTTTTACTCATTAAATACAGCTACCCAAAATCCATTTCTACACCTATCTCTTTAGCCTTTTTGAACCTAGATGACGTAGGGGAGGAAATGCTTGAATGTAGCCTCGTAATAAAAAAACAAATTAGGCTTACCTCTAAAACAATTTTTCGTAATTCACCTTTACTATCCGCACACTTAGTGGTTGACCTCTGTTTTATGACCCAACTACGCTGCTTGATTCCCTT
Coding sequences within it:
- a CDS encoding SprT-like domain-containing protein, translated to MKPSAASKLAKIFEAKVPENAAPYCLKLWKEAPFHFTVSKSRLSKLGDFRFRADQSVQTITINHNLNRYQFLITYIHEVAHHRAFRKYGTTIKPHGNEWKNTFKQLMQPVLTDEVFPKDLLIPLRRHMTSPKASSSTDFWLNRELRKYDASLNGLKATYLYEVTIGTVFELRGRKFKKVQPRRTRVLCEEVTSGRHYLISGNAEISLSLQSEN
- a CDS encoding glycine-rich domain-containing protein — protein: MSILNDRLKCSIFYFNLLIALTGWLIFTTSEAVGQCSNTITVPSGESEINIELELTEVITYNTYCPGGFEYRVRIDYNVSFTGPTPTLWTLQGYLICDDGTERDENYFDLPEGGGSGSVLAAQSDWHTCYSSPPHPSPADLGCFNFRLVIQGPDIQAEDNEITEGVCEEPNSCVEEVQVSELERLYIYRCDGPFTVPAEFDDAEVLLVAGGGGGGYGGSAGGGGAGGMVYEPSVSLNQGETYPVYVGKGGEGATSSNEAGQNGMSSYFNNVTAIGGGGGGSYHSNSTHNTGRSGGSGGGHASNSSSGASSGSQGNEGAQGGQGNGQARSGGGGGGAETRGISGNGSRGGDGGEGASSPILEDLDVSVSIDNIFAGGGGGSGRPGQGNNQGTGGSGIGGDADTDVGGSGEQNTGSGGGAGWDGGGDGADGMVIIRLRLSSLPVLWKAVNVAYQSINNTVQIDWQVKEESSTSHYVLERSLGGIDDFKQIATLESRDLGEELIEYRYQDHGLPALGGRLYYRIREVDIYGDRSYSEVYSVTVPTSQKPQKVWKIYPNPSSGADMNVSYSGSTDKIEKIYFRLVSPLHTTEYIRVDGQKAFEDALREIFSSLKKGIWVLEIRWEEKVEYIKLVRG
- a CDS encoding NAD(P)H-dependent oxidoreductase; the encoded protein is MSLLENLEWRYATKKMNGKAVPQEKVDYILEAARLSPSSSGLQPYRIIVITDPEMKEKIKPIAWDQSQITDASHILVFAAWENYTEDKIKEVFANTLTARGMPLDKMDAYRERLWGMYSQLPEEWHAHHAAKQAYIAFGTAIAAAAEQKVDATPMEGFDSAALDELLALKELGLKSALVLPLGYRDETNDWLAGMKKFRTPKEEFVISSAEIMEK
- a CDS encoding winged helix-turn-helix transcriptional regulator codes for the protein MDTSTTKGQEKVHICSGEFVVAVRDTLNVISGKWKLPIIGSLCYGKKRFKDLENDIPKITPRMLSKELKELELNSIVTRTVYDTTPVTVEYELTPSGRKIRELLDAMVKWGLQHREEVMKPE
- a CDS encoding peroxiredoxin-like family protein; protein product: MRLKNIVLGMVAGLVTMVVFSTKAQEVPSQPTDISPLLIGEEIPESDLKDPDGNTVSLKKKIAQKPTVLIFYRGGWCPYCNKHLAELQEVEQEILDKGYQILAISPDAPEQLKATVDKNELTYSLYSDNDLKVTKSFGLAFQAPDRYKDMLFKASDQQNPGVLPVPSVFVLDKKGTILFEYVNPNYDSRMSGKMLTAVLTSLEE
- a CDS encoding sensor histidine kinase, giving the protein MEIIIRNLRKIKRVIMYVVMVALFSLMADAYVEWKMDNHPMLYIKNLINIAIIIIAVILCRFRFLTIEHVLMVVVYSIFVSIYISVPIRLGSGSLLMEAYFVKVELITLLLMLVAGILIHRRHMIYILLINGAFIISCMLILPVDYPMSKYIFYLVLSTGAGLAGHQLQKELSELRESLTRANEKVARHNEELIESNKQKDHLFRIIGHDIRTPFNQISMVLSLITREMSHEGFEDMKNVMFKAVENGNRLLQDLMLWAKSQAAESKAVMDDVLIHDLIQKEVNFFEGQAKSKDIVINNLINKNVKITADPNMTATIIRNFISNALKFSYRNTSIDISMNKTSDYNCLSVSDYGAGMKASSLEDLLHSERNVVSSDGTEKESGTGFGVRICQKLAEHQGGRVEIDSDLGKGSTFSLLLPKIQPQGNVKDPEHLEK